The Methylobacterium sp. PvR107 genome contains a region encoding:
- a CDS encoding nuclear transport factor 2 family protein, translated as MNLTYVHAFAAALQAKDRDAMLAQMAEGVVLNTPLAAEPVCGKAAIRPVIDALMAAVDAFEIREILEGPAHAAAFFGATAGPHRLDGMDYWRLDAAGRIAEITVLWRPLPEAIAVRDRLVRIAETQGSAAAG; from the coding sequence ATGAACCTCACCTACGTTCACGCCTTCGCGGCCGCCCTGCAGGCCAAGGACCGGGACGCCATGCTGGCGCAGATGGCCGAGGGGGTGGTGCTCAACACGCCGCTTGCCGCCGAGCCCGTGTGCGGGAAGGCGGCGATCCGGCCGGTGATCGATGCGCTGATGGCGGCGGTCGACGCTTTCGAGATCCGCGAGATCCTGGAAGGCCCCGCGCATGCCGCTGCGTTCTTCGGCGCGACGGCCGGCCCGCATCGGCTCGACGGCATGGATTACTGGCGCCTCGACGCGGCCGGCCGCATCGCCGAGATCACCGTCCTGTGGCGGCCGCTGCCGGAGGCGATCGCCGTCCGCGATCGTCTGGTCCGCATTGCGGAAACGCAGGGATCCGCGGCTGCCGGGTGA
- a CDS encoding tlde1 domain-containing protein, translated as MAQAALSQAAFRAAYPSPERLRKAPPRISYVETVYDPVVRTRAPYPSAMRRARRRARLTALISLTAMTLAGWAVLSHPQGPARPDEQTVAAPEAAPALSPAAPVRPVARNAASEPSIAWMLDPSPALGSGTATAFGSEAPPNPAFQVAVAEPSPAVREIARQVARAEQIKVEQVKVAQARAAEKTAEAPVRIAAAETTPAALAPASVLVPLPVARPAELRRQPAVPPTRVAARALPRTRDVFRAAMAEEPSFFEKLFGAGGAAPSQDNRQEPRQALAYASPDTLPREAPRTRVSPAPDSVTGTAVYDISARTVTLPSGEVLEAHSGLGEAMDSPRFVHLRMRGSTPPGTYDLTERERLFHGVRAIRLNPVGGSAAIHGRDGLLAHTYMLRQPGASNGCVSFRDYNRFLQAFLRGEVRRLVVVAGSTTGDVFGRFGMSERGGRRG; from the coding sequence ATGGCCCAGGCTGCGTTGTCCCAAGCCGCGTTCCGAGCCGCGTATCCGAGCCCGGAGCGCCTGCGCAAGGCGCCGCCCCGCATCAGCTACGTCGAGACCGTCTACGATCCGGTTGTCCGCACCCGGGCGCCCTATCCGAGCGCCATGCGGCGTGCCCGCCGCCGCGCCCGGCTGACCGCGCTCATCTCCCTGACCGCCATGACCCTGGCCGGCTGGGCCGTGCTCAGCCACCCGCAAGGGCCGGCCCGGCCCGACGAGCAGACCGTCGCCGCCCCCGAGGCGGCGCCCGCGCTCTCGCCGGCCGCACCGGTCCGGCCGGTTGCCCGCAACGCCGCGTCAGAGCCGAGCATCGCCTGGATGCTCGATCCGAGCCCGGCCCTGGGCTCCGGCACCGCGACCGCCTTCGGTAGCGAGGCTCCGCCCAACCCCGCCTTCCAGGTCGCCGTCGCCGAGCCCTCCCCGGCGGTCCGGGAGATTGCCCGGCAGGTCGCCAGGGCCGAGCAGATCAAGGTCGAGCAGGTCAAGGTGGCGCAGGCCCGGGCGGCCGAGAAGACCGCTGAGGCGCCGGTGCGAATCGCCGCCGCCGAGACCACGCCCGCCGCCCTGGCGCCCGCCTCCGTCCTCGTCCCGCTGCCGGTGGCGCGTCCGGCCGAGCTGCGGCGCCAGCCCGCCGTTCCGCCCACCCGCGTCGCCGCTCGTGCCCTGCCCCGCACCCGCGACGTGTTCCGCGCCGCGATGGCCGAGGAGCCGTCCTTCTTCGAGAAGCTGTTCGGGGCCGGCGGCGCCGCGCCGTCTCAGGACAACCGTCAGGAGCCGCGCCAGGCGCTGGCCTATGCCAGCCCGGACACCCTGCCGCGGGAAGCGCCGCGCACCCGGGTCAGCCCCGCCCCGGACTCCGTCACCGGCACGGCCGTCTACGACATCAGCGCCCGCACGGTGACGCTGCCCTCCGGCGAGGTTCTGGAGGCGCATTCCGGCCTGGGGGAGGCCATGGACAGCCCGCGCTTCGTCCACCTGCGCATGCGCGGCTCGACGCCGCCCGGCACCTACGACCTGACCGAGCGCGAGCGCCTGTTCCACGGGGTCCGGGCGATCCGCCTCAACCCGGTGGGCGGCAGCGCCGCGATCCACGGCCGCGACGGCCTGCTCGCCCACACCTACATGCTGCGCCAGCCGGGGGCCTCGAACGGCTGCGTCTCGTTCCGCGACTACAACCGCTTCCTGCAGGCCTTCCTGCGGGGCGAGGTCCGGCGCCTCGTGGTCGTGGCCGGCAGCACCACCGGCGACGTCTTCGGCCGGTTCGGAATGAGCGAGCGCGGCGGCCGGCGGGGCTGA
- a CDS encoding AmpG family muropeptide MFS transporter — protein MANPAQVTGAPEPVKAATGAFLRPLFTDRRVAAVLGLGFAQGIPFLLVYATQSAWLVQAKVPLATIGLMSELTIAYKLKFLWAPFLDRHDAPVIGRWLGRRRGWIVATQILVALALAGVAFGDPAHWLAWTVAFSLALGVAGATQDVVIDGWRITAAPPEQQALMSSWSEIGYRVGNLAAGAGALYLSDAYGWRAAYLCMAALMAPGTVAALLAPEPPAPETPATGGFVETVWAPIRDLLARLGPLAVPVLALVAGFRMPGYVSNAMAIPLFKTLGYSNTDIATVTKLFGFWIALGGTFLASAIIPRIGMMASLLIGTVTASASHLALAYLAWHGGHGGAAFWTFAFTVGIDGFAYAFASIVLITYMSRLSATAHAASQYALLTSLCALPGSLLAGFSGFVIEWTGFAWFFVGTSLIGVPVALLCLLVARRHGPMEAPEDAPGSAT, from the coding sequence ATGGCAAACCCGGCGCAGGTCACCGGCGCGCCCGAGCCGGTGAAGGCCGCCACGGGCGCCTTCCTCAGACCCCTGTTCACCGACCGGCGCGTCGCCGCGGTGCTCGGGCTCGGCTTCGCGCAGGGCATCCCGTTCCTGCTCGTCTACGCGACGCAGTCGGCGTGGCTCGTCCAGGCGAAGGTGCCGCTCGCCACGATCGGGCTGATGAGCGAGCTCACCATCGCCTACAAGCTCAAGTTCCTCTGGGCCCCCTTCCTCGACCGCCACGACGCGCCGGTCATCGGCCGCTGGCTCGGGCGCCGCCGGGGCTGGATCGTCGCCACGCAGATCCTCGTCGCCCTGGCGCTCGCGGGCGTCGCCTTCGGCGACCCGGCGCACTGGCTCGCCTGGACGGTGGCGTTCTCCCTGGCGCTCGGCGTCGCGGGGGCCACCCAGGACGTGGTGATCGACGGCTGGCGCATCACCGCCGCGCCCCCTGAGCAGCAGGCGCTGATGTCGTCGTGGTCGGAGATCGGCTACCGGGTCGGCAATCTCGCGGCGGGCGCCGGCGCCCTCTACCTGTCCGACGCGTACGGTTGGCGCGCCGCCTACCTGTGCATGGCCGCGCTGATGGCCCCCGGGACGGTCGCGGCGCTGCTGGCGCCCGAGCCCCCCGCCCCCGAGACGCCCGCCACCGGCGGCTTCGTCGAGACCGTCTGGGCGCCGATCCGCGACCTCCTCGCCCGGCTCGGTCCGCTGGCCGTGCCGGTGCTGGCGCTGGTCGCGGGCTTCCGGATGCCCGGCTACGTCTCGAACGCCATGGCGATCCCGCTGTTCAAGACGCTGGGCTATTCCAACACCGACATCGCCACGGTGACGAAACTGTTCGGCTTCTGGATCGCGCTCGGCGGCACCTTCCTGGCGAGTGCCATCATCCCGCGGATCGGCATGATGGCGAGCCTGCTGATCGGCACCGTGACGGCCTCGGCCTCGCACCTCGCGCTCGCCTATCTCGCGTGGCACGGCGGCCATGGCGGGGCGGCGTTCTGGACCTTCGCGTTCACCGTTGGCATCGACGGCTTCGCCTACGCCTTCGCGTCGATCGTGCTGATCACCTACATGTCCCGGCTCTCGGCCACCGCCCACGCGGCCAGCCAGTACGCCCTGCTGACCTCGCTCTGCGCCCTGCCCGGCAGCCTGCTCGCCGGCTTCTCGGGCTTCGTGATCGAGTGGACCGGGTTCGCGTGGTTCTTCGTCGGAACCTCCCTGATCGGCGTGCCGGTGGCCCTGCTCTGCCTGCTGGTCGCGCGCCGGCACGGGCCGATGGAAGCGCCTGAGGACGCACCCGGATCGGCGACCTGA
- the hspQ gene encoding heat shock protein HspQ, which produces MSDVTLRTAKFAIGAVVRHRIYPFRGVVFDVDPVFDNTEEWWLSIPEEVRPRKDQPFYHLLAENAETEYVAYVSEQNLLPDTSGEALRHAGIAEMFERDAAGAYRMRDRATN; this is translated from the coding sequence ATGTCGGACGTAACACTGAGAACCGCGAAGTTCGCGATCGGCGCCGTGGTGCGCCACCGGATCTACCCGTTTCGTGGCGTCGTGTTCGACGTCGATCCGGTCTTCGACAACACCGAGGAATGGTGGCTGTCGATTCCCGAGGAGGTCCGGCCGCGCAAGGACCAGCCGTTCTACCATCTCCTCGCCGAGAACGCCGAGACCGAGTACGTGGCCTACGTGTCGGAGCAGAACCTCCTGCCCGACACGTCGGGCGAGGCCCTGCGCCATGCCGGCATCGCCGAGATGTTCGAGCGCGACGCCGCCGGCGCCTACCGGATGCGCGACCGCGCCACGAACTGA
- the mfd gene encoding transcription-repair coupling factor, producing the protein MAKPQPKPPAPAAKPQVARFALPKSSALARAIDALKRGDSPVLANAPEGFDALALADLARALAPTVDAPAVLVHVARDSGRSASFQAALGFVAPEMDVMSLPAWDCQPYDRVSPTTATAAARMTALARLARTRSAEDRPRILCTTVNALVQRVPPRAHITREAFSAAIGNVVAMDDVVAWVEANGFLRTGTVRDTGEYAVRGGILDLSPPGLAAPIRLDFFGDTLESIRAFDPETQRTTGQLRSLDLMPMSEVQLTTETIRRFRQGYIQSFGAATRDDRLYETVSEGRRYAGLEHWMPLFYGGLDTLFDYLGGVPLVFDPQVEDAAAERIALVQDYYQAREGAMKTPQAGVAPYKPLPPRALYLMPNELKERIAAATVARLTPFAQPDSPERAVIDCGAKAGRSFAPERAEENTSVFDAAVAHIRDLQGSGHHVILGAWSDGSRDRLCGVLTDHGLKKPVAITRLTDVYALKRGTDAAVAVWGLESGFVAGELAVVSEGDILGDRLVRQKRKAKRPQDVILEVQALQPGDIVVHADHGIGRFVGLKTIHAAGAPHDCLELQYTGGLLLLPVENIELLTRYGSEDAEVALDRLGGGAWQARKAKMKRRILEMAGELIKVAAQRFVRKAPALKAPEGLYGEFAARFPFEETEDQANAIDAVLDDLNAGRPMDRLVCGDVGFGKTEVALRAAFAAAISGKQVAVIVPTTLLARQHFRTFAERFKGLPIQIAQLSRFASAGEMKQTRAGLIAGTVDIVVGTHALLAKNIAFKDLGLIIVDEEQHFGVAHKERLKALQADVHVLTLSATPIPRTLQLAMTGVRELSIIATPPVDRLVVRTFVTPFDPLTIREALLRERYRGGQAFYVVPRIEDLAEVKKFLDAEMPEIKVAVAHGQMAAGQLEDVMTAFYEGKFDVLLSTTIVESGLDIPTANTLIVHRADMFGLAQLYQLRGRVGRSKARAYALFTTPANRQLTAQAEQRLKVLQTLDTLGAGFQLASHDLDIRGAGNLLGDAQSGHIKEVGYELYQQMLEDAVTALKAGIEDLPEEAWSPTIALGAPVTIPEDYVEDLGVRLALYRRLATIHDDAEMESFGAEMIDRFGPLPPEVEQLLKIGTIKILCLKANVEKVEAGPKGVVVHFRDKSYANPQGLVAFVAEQASFAKVRPDMSVVFVRELTTVPARLKTATEVLRSLVKIAERGKKAA; encoded by the coding sequence ATGGCCAAGCCTCAGCCGAAGCCCCCCGCCCCCGCCGCCAAGCCTCAGGTCGCGCGCTTCGCGCTGCCGAAATCCTCCGCGCTCGCCCGGGCGATCGACGCCCTGAAGCGCGGCGACAGCCCGGTCCTGGCGAACGCCCCGGAGGGGTTCGACGCGCTGGCACTCGCCGACCTCGCCCGCGCCCTGGCGCCGACCGTCGACGCGCCGGCCGTGCTGGTCCACGTGGCGCGGGATTCCGGGCGCTCGGCCTCGTTCCAGGCGGCTCTGGGCTTCGTCGCGCCCGAGATGGACGTGATGAGCCTGCCGGCCTGGGACTGCCAGCCCTACGACCGGGTCTCGCCGACCACGGCCACGGCGGCCGCCCGGATGACCGCGCTCGCTCGCCTCGCTCGGACCCGCTCGGCCGAGGATCGCCCGCGCATCCTCTGCACCACGGTCAACGCCCTGGTGCAGCGGGTGCCGCCCCGCGCCCACATCACCCGGGAGGCGTTCTCGGCGGCGATCGGCAACGTCGTGGCGATGGACGACGTGGTGGCCTGGGTCGAGGCCAACGGCTTCCTCCGCACCGGGACGGTGCGCGACACGGGCGAATACGCGGTCCGCGGCGGCATCCTCGACCTGTCGCCGCCGGGCTTAGCCGCGCCGATCCGCCTCGACTTCTTCGGCGACACGCTGGAATCGATCCGCGCCTTCGACCCGGAGACCCAGCGCACCACCGGGCAGCTCCGCTCGCTGGACCTGATGCCGATGAGCGAGGTGCAGCTCACCACCGAGACGATCCGGCGCTTCCGCCAGGGCTACATCCAGAGCTTCGGCGCGGCGACCCGCGACGACCGGCTCTACGAGACCGTGAGCGAGGGGCGGCGCTATGCCGGCCTCGAGCACTGGATGCCGCTCTTTTACGGCGGCCTCGACACCCTGTTCGACTATCTCGGCGGGGTGCCGCTGGTGTTCGACCCGCAGGTCGAGGACGCCGCCGCCGAGCGGATCGCCCTCGTCCAGGATTACTATCAGGCCCGCGAGGGCGCGATGAAGACGCCGCAGGCGGGCGTCGCCCCCTATAAGCCGCTGCCGCCGCGCGCCCTCTACCTGATGCCGAACGAGCTGAAGGAGCGGATCGCCGCCGCCACGGTGGCGCGGCTGACGCCCTTCGCGCAGCCGGACTCGCCCGAGCGCGCCGTGATCGATTGCGGCGCCAAGGCCGGTCGGAGCTTCGCGCCGGAGCGGGCCGAGGAGAACACCAGCGTGTTCGACGCCGCGGTGGCGCATATCCGCGACCTCCAGGGATCCGGTCATCACGTGATCCTAGGCGCGTGGTCCGACGGCTCCCGCGACCGGCTCTGCGGCGTGCTCACCGATCACGGCCTGAAGAAGCCCGTGGCGATCACCCGGCTCACCGACGTCTACGCACTGAAGCGCGGCACCGATGCGGCGGTGGCGGTCTGGGGTCTGGAATCGGGCTTCGTCGCGGGCGAACTCGCGGTGGTGTCCGAGGGCGACATCCTGGGCGACCGGCTGGTCCGCCAGAAGCGCAAGGCCAAGCGGCCGCAGGACGTGATCCTGGAGGTGCAGGCGCTCCAGCCCGGCGACATCGTGGTCCATGCCGACCACGGCATCGGCCGTTTCGTCGGGCTCAAGACGATCCACGCCGCGGGCGCCCCGCACGATTGCCTGGAGCTGCAATATACCGGCGGCCTGCTGCTGCTGCCGGTGGAGAATATCGAGCTCCTGACCCGCTACGGCTCGGAGGATGCCGAAGTCGCCCTCGACCGGCTCGGCGGCGGCGCGTGGCAGGCCCGCAAGGCCAAGATGAAGCGCCGCATCCTCGAGATGGCGGGCGAGCTGATCAAGGTCGCGGCCCAGCGTTTCGTCCGGAAGGCCCCCGCCCTCAAGGCGCCGGAGGGGCTCTACGGCGAGTTCGCCGCCCGCTTCCCGTTCGAGGAGACCGAGGATCAGGCCAACGCCATCGACGCGGTGCTGGACGACCTCAATGCCGGCCGGCCTATGGACCGGCTGGTCTGCGGCGATGTCGGCTTCGGCAAGACCGAGGTGGCGCTCCGCGCCGCCTTCGCGGCGGCGATCTCGGGCAAGCAGGTGGCGGTAATCGTGCCGACCACGCTGCTCGCCCGGCAGCACTTCCGGACCTTCGCCGAGCGCTTCAAGGGACTGCCGATCCAGATCGCGCAGCTCTCCCGCTTCGCCTCCGCGGGGGAGATGAAGCAGACCCGGGCGGGGCTCATCGCCGGCACGGTCGACATCGTGGTCGGCACCCACGCCCTCTTGGCGAAGAACATCGCCTTCAAGGATCTCGGCCTGATCATCGTGGACGAGGAGCAGCATTTCGGCGTGGCCCACAAGGAGCGGCTGAAGGCGCTCCAGGCCGACGTCCACGTGCTGACGCTCTCGGCGACGCCGATCCCGCGCACGCTCCAGCTCGCCATGACGGGGGTGCGCGAACTGTCGATCATCGCGACGCCGCCGGTCGACCGGCTGGTGGTGCGCACCTTCGTGACGCCCTTCGATCCCCTGACCATCCGGGAGGCCCTGCTGCGCGAGCGCTACCGCGGCGGACAGGCCTTCTACGTGGTGCCCAGGATCGAGGATCTGGCCGAAGTCAAGAAATTCCTCGACGCCGAGATGCCCGAGATCAAGGTCGCGGTGGCCCACGGCCAGATGGCGGCTGGCCAGCTCGAGGACGTGATGACGGCCTTCTACGAGGGCAAGTTCGACGTGCTGCTCTCGACCACGATCGTGGAATCGGGCCTCGACATCCCCACCGCCAACACGCTGATCGTGCACCGGGCCGACATGTTCGGGCTGGCCCAGCTCTACCAGCTGCGCGGCCGGGTCGGGCGCTCCAAGGCCCGGGCCTACGCGCTGTTCACGACCCCGGCGAACCGCCAGCTCACCGCCCAGGCCGAGCAGCGCCTCAAGGTGCTCCAGACCCTCGACACCCTGGGCGCGGGCTTCCAGCTCGCCTCCCACGACCTCGACATCCGCGGCGCCGGCAACCTGCTGGGCGACGCGCAGTCGGGCCACATCAAGGAGGTCGGCTACGAGCTCTACCAGCAGATGCTGGAGGATGCGGTCACCGCGCTCAAGGCCGGCATCGAGGACCTGCCCGAGGAGGCGTGGTCGCCGACCATCGCGCTGGGCGCGCCGGTCACGATCCCGGAGGATTACGTCGAGGATCTGGGGGTGCGGCTGGCGCTCTACCGGCGGCTCGCCACGATCCACGACGATGCCGAGATGGAGAGCTTCGGGGCCGAGATGATCGACCGGTTCGGGCCGCTGCCGCCAGAGGTGGAGCAGCTCCTCAAGATCGGCACGATCAAGATCCTCTGCCTCAAGGCGAACGTCGAGAAGGTCGAGGCCGGGCCGAAGGGCGTGGTGGTCCATTTCCGCGACAAGTCCTACGCCAACCCGCAGGGGCTGGTGGCCTTTGTCGCCGAGCAGGCCTCGTTCGCGAAGGTGCGGCCCGACATGAGCGTGGTGTTCGTGCGCGAGCTGACCACGGTCCCGGCCCGGCTCAAGACCGCCACCGAGGTGCTGCGCAGCCTCGTGAAGATCGCCGAGCGGGGGAAGAAGGCGGCGTGA
- a CDS encoding GlxA family transcriptional regulator — protein sequence MPKSPRFSPNPPRPVEVLAFPSVQLLDVAGPLQVFATANEHGGAGMPYAPRVIAAGDPGLTASAGLRLVADPLPDPDAPVDTLVIAGGPGVVAACDDAALVAWVRARAGRARRVASVCTGAFLLGAAGLLDGRRAVTHWKHCGALAARYRRARIEPDPIFVRDGPVWSSAGVTAGIDLTLALVEEDLGRATALTVARHLVMFLKRPGGQAQFSAALALQAGEERFGRLHAYIADNLSGDLSLPALAAAAGMSARSLSRHYLEATGLTPAKAVERLRVEAARRALAETAQPVKRVARTCGFGSEETMRRSFLRHVAATPQEYRARFGG from the coding sequence ATGCCAAAGAGCCCTCGTTTCTCGCCAAATCCCCCGCGCCCGGTCGAGGTGCTGGCCTTCCCGTCGGTGCAGCTCCTCGACGTGGCCGGGCCGCTCCAGGTCTTCGCCACCGCCAACGAGCACGGTGGCGCCGGGATGCCGTACGCGCCGCGGGTGATCGCGGCCGGAGACCCGGGGCTCACCGCCTCGGCGGGCCTGCGGCTGGTGGCCGACCCGCTGCCAGATCCCGACGCGCCGGTGGACACGCTGGTGATCGCGGGCGGCCCCGGCGTCGTCGCGGCCTGCGACGATGCCGCCCTGGTCGCCTGGGTGCGGGCCCGGGCGGGCCGGGCCCGCCGGGTCGCTTCGGTCTGCACCGGCGCGTTCCTGCTCGGGGCGGCGGGGCTCCTCGACGGGCGGCGGGCCGTGACTCACTGGAAGCATTGCGGGGCGCTCGCCGCGCGCTACCGGCGGGCCCGGATCGAGCCCGACCCGATCTTCGTGCGCGACGGTCCGGTCTGGTCCTCGGCGGGGGTCACGGCGGGCATCGATCTCACCCTCGCGCTGGTCGAGGAGGATCTCGGCCGCGCGACCGCCCTGACGGTGGCGCGCCACCTCGTGATGTTCCTCAAGCGTCCCGGCGGGCAGGCGCAGTTCAGCGCGGCGCTGGCGCTGCAGGCGGGCGAGGAGCGATTCGGGCGGCTCCACGCCTACATCGCCGACAACCTGTCCGGCGACCTGTCGCTGCCGGCGCTCGCCGCGGCGGCCGGGATGAGCGCGCGCAGCCTGAGCCGGCACTATCTGGAGGCGACCGGCCTGACCCCCGCCAAGGCCGTGGAGCGCCTGCGGGTGGAGGCGGCCCGGCGGGCGCTCGCCGAGACGGCGCAGCCGGTGAAGCGCGTCGCCCGGACCTGCGGCTTCGGCTCCGAGGAGACGATGCGGCGCAGCTTCCTGCGGCACGTCGCGGCGACGCCGCAGGAGTACCGGGCGCGGTTCGGCGGGTGA
- a CDS encoding DJ-1/PfpI family protein: MIPPDTHLQIGSLLFEGLDQIDLTGPFEVLSRVPNSTYRVYAPGPEPVRDVRGLRILPDATLAEAPQLDVLHVPGGQGQEALMRDAAVLGWIRDQAAGAGHVLSVCTGALILGAAGLLVGRRATTYWNAVHLLPLFGAEPVDERVVIDRDADGRTWVFAAGVTAGIDGALRLAAELRGDEAAQAIQLGMQYAPEPPFDSGTPRTAPPAIVARARSAAADITARREATARAIAAELGIHAP, from the coding sequence ATGATCCCGCCCGACACCCATCTGCAGATCGGCTCGCTCCTGTTCGAGGGGCTGGACCAGATCGACCTCACCGGCCCGTTCGAGGTCCTGTCCCGGGTGCCCAACAGCACCTACCGGGTCTACGCGCCGGGCCCGGAGCCCGTCCGCGACGTCCGCGGTCTCCGGATCCTGCCGGACGCCACGCTCGCGGAGGCCCCGCAGCTCGACGTGCTGCACGTCCCGGGCGGCCAGGGCCAGGAGGCCCTGATGCGCGACGCGGCCGTGCTCGGCTGGATCCGCGACCAGGCGGCCGGGGCCGGCCACGTCCTCTCGGTCTGCACCGGCGCCCTGATCCTCGGCGCGGCCGGCCTGCTGGTCGGGCGGCGGGCCACGACCTACTGGAACGCCGTGCACCTGCTGCCCCTGTTCGGGGCCGAGCCGGTGGACGAACGGGTGGTGATCGACCGCGACGCGGACGGGCGCACCTGGGTGTTCGCGGCCGGCGTCACGGCCGGGATCGACGGGGCGCTGCGGCTCGCCGCCGAACTGCGCGGCGACGAAGCCGCCCAGGCCATCCAGCTCGGCATGCAGTACGCCCCCGAGCCGCCGTTCGACAGCGGCACACCCCGCACGGCTCCGCCGGCCATCGTGGCGCGGGCGCGCTCGGCCGCCGCCGACATCACAGCCCGGCGCGAAGCCACCGCCCGGGCGATCGCCGCCGAACTCGGAATCCACGCTCCCTAG
- a CDS encoding CoA ester lyase, which produces MKLPRRFFQPLATGAPAPFRELPVRLERMIHFVPPHNDKVRARVPELAGTVDVVLGNLEDAVPADQKEAARKGFVAMAQATDFAATSTGLWTRINALNSPWILDDLFTIVAEVGDKLDVVMVPKVEGPWDIHYIDQLLAQLEARHGVTKPILVHAILETAEGVANVDAIASASPRMHGMSLGPADLAASRGMKTTRVGGGHPDYRVIADPAGEAPRASAQQDLWHYTIGKMVDACMANGIKAFYGPFGDFSDGAACEAQFRNAFLMGCAGAWTLHPSQVAIAKRVFAPDPAEVAFAARIVEAMPDGTGAVMLDGKMQDDATWKQAKVIVDLARLVAAKDPELAAVYKLG; this is translated from the coding sequence ATGAAACTGCCCCGCCGCTTCTTCCAGCCCCTCGCCACCGGCGCGCCGGCCCCGTTCCGCGAGCTGCCGGTGCGGCTGGAGCGGATGATCCACTTCGTGCCGCCGCACAACGACAAGGTCCGCGCCCGGGTGCCGGAGCTCGCCGGCACGGTCGACGTGGTGCTGGGCAACCTGGAGGACGCGGTCCCGGCCGATCAGAAGGAGGCGGCGCGCAAGGGGTTCGTGGCCATGGCCCAGGCCACCGATTTCGCCGCCACCAGCACCGGCCTCTGGACCCGGATCAACGCCCTCAACTCGCCCTGGATCTTGGACGACCTGTTCACGATCGTTGCCGAGGTCGGCGACAAGCTCGACGTCGTGATGGTGCCCAAGGTCGAGGGGCCGTGGGACATCCACTACATCGACCAGCTCCTCGCCCAGCTCGAGGCGCGCCACGGCGTGACGAAGCCGATCTTGGTCCACGCGATCCTGGAGACTGCCGAGGGCGTCGCCAATGTCGACGCCATCGCGTCGGCCTCGCCGCGGATGCACGGGATGAGCCTGGGCCCGGCGGATCTCGCGGCGTCGCGCGGCATGAAGACCACCCGGGTCGGCGGCGGCCACCCGGATTACCGGGTGATCGCTGACCCGGCCGGCGAAGCCCCCCGCGCCTCGGCGCAGCAGGATCTCTGGCACTACACGATCGGAAAAATGGTCGATGCCTGCATGGCCAACGGCATCAAGGCCTTCTACGGCCCGTTCGGCGACTTCTCCGACGGCGCCGCCTGCGAGGCGCAGTTCCGCAACGCCTTCCTGATGGGCTGCGCCGGCGCCTGGACGCTGCATCCGAGCCAGGTGGCGATCGCCAAGCGGGTCTTCGCGCCCGACCCGGCCGAGGTGGCCTTCGCGGCCCGGATCGTCGAGGCCATGCCGGACGGCACCGGCGCCGTGATGCTCGACGGCAAGATGCAGGACGACGCCACCTGGAAGCAGGCCAAGGTCATCGTGGACCTCGCCAGGCTGGTCGCCGCGAAGGACCCGGAGCTGGCGGCGGTCTACAAGCTGGGGTGA
- a CDS encoding invasion associated locus B family protein, producing the protein MSFTRTATLARAALLGLAGLGLAAAPALAQPKKPAATAPAPTAPAPAAPGTPAANTPAAQTGPQIVTVKSEPSQADWTKVCGKDQGSGTDICYTTRDFVSDQGQPVLAVAVYEMKNASQKQEVRVVRYLLPLGLLLQPGIRFNVDSQSPTAGRFAVCFPNGCFAEAGGVDAGVIAAMKKGTTLNVSVQNQTQREVTFAVPLAGFGKAFDGPAIDPKVLEDQQKKLQAELEKRSEDMRKKLEQQGGAAGAAPAAGAAAPAAK; encoded by the coding sequence ATGTCCTTCACCCGCACCGCGACGCTCGCGCGCGCCGCCCTCCTCGGCCTCGCGGGCCTCGGCCTCGCGGCCGCTCCGGCGCTGGCGCAGCCGAAGAAGCCCGCGGCAACGGCCCCCGCGCCGACCGCGCCCGCACCGGCCGCCCCGGGCACCCCGGCGGCCAACACCCCGGCCGCCCAGACCGGCCCGCAGATCGTGACCGTGAAGTCCGAGCCGAGCCAGGCCGATTGGACGAAGGTCTGTGGCAAGGACCAGGGCTCGGGCACCGACATCTGCTACACAACCCGCGACTTCGTGTCCGACCAGGGCCAGCCCGTCCTGGCGGTGGCCGTCTACGAGATGAAGAACGCTTCCCAGAAGCAGGAGGTGCGCGTGGTGCGCTACCTGCTGCCGCTCGGCTTGCTGCTGCAGCCGGGTATCCGGTTCAACGTCGACAGCCAGAGCCCGACGGCCGGCCGCTTCGCGGTCTGCTTCCCGAACGGCTGCTTCGCCGAGGCCGGCGGCGTCGATGCCGGCGTGATCGCCGCGATGAAGAAGGGCACGACCCTCAACGTCTCGGTCCAGAACCAGACCCAGCGCGAGGTCACCTTCGCGGTGCCGCTGGCCGGCTTCGGCAAGGCCTTCGACGGCCCGGCCATCGATCCGAAGGTCCTCGAGGACCAGCAGAAGAAGCTCCAGGCCGAGCTGGAGAAGCGCTCCGAGGACATGCGCAAGAAGCTCGAGCAGCAGGGTGGCGCCGCCGGCGCGGCTCCGGCCGCCGGCGCTGCGGCCCCGGCCGCCAAGTAA